From Sediminibacterium sp. TEGAF015, a single genomic window includes:
- the trxA gene encoding thioredoxin has translation MALELTDANFQSTVLDSDKLTVVDFWAEWCGPCRAIGPVIEELSKEYEGKINVGKVNVDHNPNLSVNYGITSIPAILFIKGGQIVDKQIGAVPKSVLDKKIQAHM, from the coding sequence ATGGCATTAGAATTAACAGACGCGAATTTTCAGTCGACTGTTTTAGACAGCGATAAATTAACAGTGGTAGACTTTTGGGCAGAATGGTGTGGACCTTGTCGCGCTATTGGACCAGTGATTGAAGAATTGTCTAAGGAATACGAAGGCAAAATCAATGTTGGAAAAGTGAATGTAGACCATAACCCAAATCTGAGTGTGAATTATGGTATCACTTCTATCCCTGCTATTCTATTTATTAAAGGAGGTCAGATCGTTGATAAGCAAATTGGCGCAGTTCCAAAATCTGTTTTAGACAAAAAAATTCAGGCTCATATGTAG
- a CDS encoding NupC/NupG family nucleoside CNT transporter — protein sequence MERFQGFIGIILILAIAFLFSNNKRRINYRLVFSGILLQVFIAVMVLKVPPVTRFFQLLGHGMEKIERFAREGVAFVYNGVMVNAPDGVKNFSQGGFVFAFSVTATIILVCVLVAILYHFGVMQFIVSVIAKAMNFIMRVSGAEALSNVASAFVGQVEAQVMIRPYLSTMTKSELLASMSGSLACIAGGILIVYANMGAKAEYLLTASLMAAPGALVISKIVFPETEESQTMGKVKLEVKSPYSNIIDAISHGASDGMKIAVNVIAMLIGFIALIALINYLIGIIVPGVTLDVIFSKLFYPMTWAMGVPQVDVANAASLLGQKLTINEFVAFNNLTSKAVPIVSEKGLLIVSIAICGFANFSSVGMQIGGIGELAPTRRADLAKLGLRALLCGTLASYLSATIAGILMF from the coding sequence ATGGAAAGGTTTCAAGGATTTATAGGGATTATTTTGATTCTGGCGATTGCTTTCTTGTTCTCTAATAACAAGCGTAGAATTAACTATAGACTGGTTTTTAGTGGAATACTGTTACAGGTTTTTATCGCTGTAATGGTACTGAAAGTTCCACCGGTTACCCGATTTTTTCAATTGTTGGGTCACGGGATGGAGAAAATTGAAAGATTTGCGCGCGAAGGTGTTGCCTTTGTATACAATGGCGTTATGGTAAATGCACCAGATGGTGTAAAGAACTTTAGCCAGGGTGGATTTGTGTTTGCATTCAGTGTAACGGCTACTATTATTCTTGTTTGTGTACTGGTAGCTATATTATATCATTTTGGGGTAATGCAGTTCATTGTATCTGTTATTGCCAAAGCCATGAATTTTATCATGCGCGTAAGCGGAGCCGAAGCACTCAGTAATGTTGCTTCGGCTTTTGTAGGTCAGGTAGAGGCACAGGTAATGATCAGGCCTTATCTCAGCACCATGACCAAGAGTGAATTATTGGCCAGTATGAGCGGAAGTTTAGCCTGTATTGCTGGTGGTATTCTTATTGTTTATGCCAATATGGGTGCAAAGGCAGAATATCTGTTGACGGCCAGTTTGATGGCTGCCCCTGGTGCATTGGTTATTTCCAAAATTGTATTTCCAGAGACCGAAGAATCCCAGACCATGGGAAAAGTAAAACTGGAAGTTAAAAGCCCTTATAGTAATATTATTGATGCCATTTCTCATGGGGCAAGTGACGGAATGAAAATTGCAGTTAATGTAATAGCCATGTTAATTGGTTTTATTGCCCTGATTGCATTAATCAATTATTTAATTGGCATAATTGTACCCGGAGTTACGCTGGATGTAATCTTTAGTAAGCTATTTTATCCAATGACCTGGGCTATGGGCGTTCCGCAAGTGGATGTAGCCAATGCCGCCTCCCTGTTGGGGCAGAAATTAACCATCAATGAATTTGTAGCATTTAATAATTTAACTTCCAAAGCAGTTCCTATTGTTTCTGAAAAAGGTTTGTTGATTGTTAGTATTGCTATTTGTGGTTTTGCCAATTTTAGTAGTGTAGGTATGCAAATTGGCGGAATCGGGGAATTGGCACCTACCAGAAGAGCAGATCTGGCTAAACTAGGATTAAGGGCTTTATTGTGCGGAACACTTGCCTCCTATTTGTCTGCAACAATTGCAGGCATTCTGATGTTTTAA
- the mqnE gene encoding aminofutalosine synthase MqnE has product MNTAAVKVLVDAEKNQQLQSIGYKILNQERISFDEGVALFENASLSYVGALANWVRESKHGNKTYFNRNFHIEPTNVCVFSCAFCSYSKLYAHREDGWELSIEQMMHIVKSYDGKPVTEVHIVGGVHPKMNMDFFLELLRSIKAHRPDLHIKAFTPVELDYMFRKAKVSVEEGMKLAHEAGLDSLPGGGAEIFHPDIRTKICADKVDADGWLTIHKAAHQLGMHSNATLLYGHIESYWHRIDHMDRLRRLQDETGGFNTFIPLKFRNKDNDMQHVAESTIVEDMKMYAVSRLYLDNFPHLKAYWPMLGRKNAQLTLSFGVNDIDGTIDDTTKIYSMAGSEEQTPTMSTSDLVTLIKQVKRQPVERGTLYNEIKDYSDAILRL; this is encoded by the coding sequence ATGAACACAGCAGCCGTGAAAGTATTGGTAGACGCCGAAAAAAATCAACAGTTACAATCCATCGGATATAAAATATTAAATCAGGAGCGCATCTCTTTTGACGAGGGCGTAGCCTTATTTGAAAATGCTTCCCTGTCATATGTGGGTGCTTTAGCTAACTGGGTCAGAGAAAGCAAACATGGTAACAAAACCTATTTCAATCGGAATTTTCATATAGAACCTACCAATGTATGTGTGTTCTCCTGTGCATTTTGTTCCTACTCTAAATTGTATGCACACAGAGAAGATGGCTGGGAGTTAAGCATTGAACAGATGATGCACATTGTAAAAAGTTATGATGGCAAACCTGTAACCGAAGTTCATATTGTAGGAGGAGTACATCCAAAGATGAACATGGATTTTTTTCTTGAATTGTTAAGAAGTATCAAAGCGCACAGACCAGATTTACATATCAAGGCATTCACACCGGTAGAGCTGGATTATATGTTCCGCAAAGCCAAAGTGTCTGTTGAAGAAGGAATGAAATTGGCGCACGAAGCAGGACTTGACTCTTTGCCGGGTGGAGGTGCGGAAATTTTTCATCCGGATATCCGAACAAAAATTTGTGCAGATAAAGTAGATGCAGATGGTTGGCTAACTATACATAAAGCAGCACATCAGTTAGGTATGCATAGCAACGCAACTTTATTATACGGACATATTGAATCTTACTGGCATAGAATTGACCATATGGATCGTTTACGTAGACTGCAGGACGAAACTGGCGGGTTTAATACATTTATTCCGCTAAAGTTTCGCAATAAAGACAATGATATGCAGCATGTGGCGGAAAGTACTATTGTAGAAGACATGAAAATGTATGCTGTCTCTAGATTGTACCTTGATAATTTTCCGCATTTGAAAGCTTATTGGCCAATGCTCGGTAGAAAGAATGCCCAGCTAACATTGTCATTTGGAGTGAATGATATTGATGGTACTATCGACGACACTACAAAGATTTATTCAATGGCTGGAAGTGAGGAGCAAACTCCTACCATGAGTACTTCCGATTTGGTTACCCTAATCAAGCAAGTGAAACGTCAGCCAGTTGAGCGTGGTACTTTATACAATGAAATCAAGGATTACAGTGATGCTATTTTGAGACTTTAA
- a CDS encoding VOC family protein: MQFNPVSIRPFLGAKDFDLSRAFYTAMGFTENIINEKLSVFHFKGIAFYLQNAYVKDWVDNTMVFVEVENVGEFWEYLQTLSLTEKFSEVRLVAPKSFDWGTECFVHDPSGILWHFGSFNK; encoded by the coding sequence ATGCAGTTTAATCCTGTTTCTATAAGACCTTTTTTAGGTGCAAAAGATTTTGACCTTAGCCGCGCATTCTATACAGCAATGGGGTTTACTGAAAATATAATTAATGAAAAACTAAGCGTTTTCCATTTTAAAGGAATAGCCTTTTATTTACAAAATGCCTATGTAAAAGATTGGGTTGATAATACCATGGTATTTGTTGAAGTTGAGAATGTTGGAGAATTTTGGGAATACCTACAAACATTAAGCCTTACTGAAAAATTTTCAGAAGTCAGACTTGTTGCACCTAAATCCTTTGATTGGGGTACAGAATGCTTCGTTCATGATCCTTCGGGGATACTTTGGCACTTTGGAAGCTTTAATAAATAA
- a CDS encoding NADP-dependent isocitrate dehydrogenase, with the protein MKTITVAKGDGIGPEIMDATLSIILAAGAALKIEEIEVGEKVYLAGNSAGISADSWDIIRKNKIFLKAPITTPQGGGYKSLNVTTRKFLGLYSNVRPCRSLHPFVSTKHPVMDIVIIRENEEDLYAGIEHQQTDEVVQCLKLISRPGCEKIIRYAFEYAKQQNRKKVTCFTKDNIMKQTDGLFHKVFDEIASEYPEIENEHWIIDIGAAKMADTPEAFDVIVMPNLYGDVLSDVAAQITGSVGLAGSANIGEDCAMFEAIHGSAPRRAGQDVANPSGLLQGAIMMLNHIGQTAVAEKVQNAWLKTLEDGIHTYDIYKEGISKQKVGTKAFAEAVIANLGKLPSIFKPVSYANNEALSLPKYKRKPAAEKTLEGVDLFVHWNGHDANELAKLLNNIFNDGIQLSMITNRGIKVWPDGFQETFCTDHWRCRFKPKEGVQMSKTAIPLLLVAANENGIDVIKTENLYAFDGKQAYSLGQGQ; encoded by the coding sequence ATGAAAACAATTACGGTAGCAAAGGGGGATGGCATTGGCCCTGAAATAATGGATGCCACTTTATCAATCATTCTTGCAGCAGGAGCAGCATTAAAAATTGAGGAAATTGAAGTAGGAGAAAAAGTATATCTGGCAGGCAATTCAGCTGGCATTTCGGCTGATTCCTGGGATATCATCCGAAAAAATAAAATATTCCTTAAAGCACCCATTACAACGCCACAGGGAGGAGGGTACAAAAGCTTGAATGTAACCACACGTAAATTTCTTGGATTATACTCGAATGTAAGACCATGCAGGAGCTTACATCCATTTGTAAGCACCAAGCATCCAGTAATGGACATTGTGATTATTCGTGAAAACGAAGAAGACTTATACGCGGGTATTGAACACCAACAAACGGATGAAGTGGTTCAGTGTTTAAAATTAATTAGCAGACCAGGATGTGAAAAAATAATTCGTTACGCATTCGAATATGCCAAGCAACAGAATCGTAAAAAAGTTACTTGCTTCACCAAAGACAATATCATGAAACAAACAGATGGCTTGTTCCATAAAGTGTTTGATGAAATTGCCAGCGAATATCCGGAAATTGAAAATGAGCACTGGATCATCGACATAGGTGCAGCAAAAATGGCAGATACTCCAGAAGCTTTTGATGTGATTGTAATGCCTAATTTATATGGAGATGTACTCAGTGATGTAGCTGCGCAAATTACCGGATCAGTTGGACTTGCTGGATCCGCTAATATTGGAGAAGACTGCGCCATGTTCGAGGCTATTCATGGTTCAGCGCCTAGAAGAGCTGGTCAGGATGTTGCCAATCCTTCCGGTTTATTGCAGGGTGCTATTATGATGCTTAACCATATAGGGCAAACCGCAGTTGCAGAAAAAGTACAAAATGCCTGGTTAAAAACACTGGAAGATGGCATTCATACTTATGATATTTATAAAGAGGGAATCAGCAAACAGAAAGTAGGAACAAAGGCATTTGCTGAAGCAGTAATTGCCAATCTCGGGAAATTACCATCCATTTTTAAACCAGTTAGCTACGCCAACAATGAAGCACTTTCATTGCCGAAATACAAAAGAAAACCTGCAGCTGAAAAGACATTAGAAGGAGTAGATCTTTTTGTACACTGGAATGGCCATGATGCCAATGAACTGGCAAAACTGCTGAACAACATATTTAACGATGGTATACAACTTAGCATGATAACCAATAGAGGAATTAAAGTATGGCCAGATGGTTTTCAGGAAACCTTTTGCACAGATCACTGGAGATGCAGATTTAAACCAAAGGAAGGTGTACAGATGTCAAAAACAGCAATCCCTTTATTATTAGTAGCCGCCAATGAAAACGGAATTGATGTGATAAAAACCGAGAACCTTTATGCTTTTGACGGGAAACAAGCTTACTCTCTGGGGCAAGGGCAATAA
- a CDS encoding L-serine ammonia-lyase has product MPHEAISVFDMFKIGVGPSSSHTLGPWRAALRCLETIQEKSQLKQVSTVTILLYGSLAKTGKGHGTDIAVLMGLQAADPVTVDVNSIHPTIEQIKSANQLLLGGNHLIPFSYKDNLLFLTSESLPFHPNGLSFLIGFEDGTQISETYYSIGGGFVVKEGEETGAGKTIVDLPFPTNNAADILHWCRKTGMSIHEMVLENEHVWRTEAETRKGVLQIWHTMRDCIYRGCHTKGELPGGLQVRRRAFELNKKLMKGHSYQSFDEWLKAIQDGGQSFNYILDWVSCFALAVNEENASFGRVVTAPTNGAAGVIPAVLLYFIAFCEGNNEDKIIQFLSTASEIGSIFKKGATISAAMGGCQAEIGVSSAMAAGALTECMGGTQQQALMAAEIAMEHHLGLTCDPIGGLVQIPCIERNTMGAIKAITASQLALQSTPDFALVSLDKVIATMWNTALDMNSKYKETADGGLAIQVPLGLSEC; this is encoded by the coding sequence ATGCCACATGAAGCGATTTCTGTATTTGACATGTTTAAAATAGGGGTTGGGCCTTCCAGTTCACACACACTTGGCCCCTGGAGAGCAGCCTTGCGTTGTCTGGAAACTATTCAGGAAAAATCCCAATTGAAACAGGTAAGTACAGTAACTATTTTACTGTATGGTTCCCTTGCAAAAACAGGAAAGGGGCACGGTACCGATATAGCTGTTTTAATGGGATTACAAGCGGCAGATCCGGTAACTGTTGATGTGAATAGCATTCATCCCACTATTGAGCAAATCAAATCAGCCAATCAGTTATTGTTAGGAGGCAATCACCTAATTCCATTTTCCTACAAAGACAACCTGCTATTTTTAACGAGTGAATCCTTACCCTTTCATCCAAATGGATTAAGCTTTTTAATTGGCTTTGAAGATGGAACGCAAATCAGTGAAACCTATTATTCCATTGGGGGTGGTTTTGTAGTTAAGGAAGGAGAGGAAACCGGAGCAGGAAAAACAATTGTTGATCTTCCCTTTCCCACCAATAATGCTGCAGACATTTTACATTGGTGCAGAAAGACAGGCATGTCAATTCATGAAATGGTGCTGGAGAATGAACATGTTTGGAGAACGGAAGCTGAAACCAGAAAGGGCGTATTGCAGATATGGCATACTATGCGAGACTGTATTTATAGGGGCTGCCATACCAAAGGAGAACTTCCCGGCGGGTTGCAAGTCAGGAGAAGAGCATTTGAATTGAACAAAAAATTAATGAAAGGACATTCTTATCAGTCTTTTGATGAATGGTTGAAGGCGATTCAGGATGGAGGACAATCCTTTAATTATATTCTGGATTGGGTAAGTTGTTTTGCATTGGCAGTGAATGAAGAAAACGCTTCTTTTGGTAGGGTTGTTACCGCTCCAACCAATGGAGCAGCTGGTGTAATTCCAGCCGTTCTATTGTACTTTATTGCTTTTTGTGAGGGGAACAATGAGGATAAAATCATTCAGTTTTTGTCAACCGCATCTGAAATCGGATCCATCTTTAAAAAAGGAGCAACCATATCAGCTGCAATGGGTGGTTGTCAAGCAGAAATTGGTGTATCCTCCGCAATGGCCGCAGGTGCTTTAACAGAATGCATGGGTGGAACACAGCAGCAAGCACTAATGGCCGCTGAAATTGCCATGGAACATCACCTGGGTTTAACCTGTGACCCCATTGGTGGTTTGGTTCAGATCCCCTGCATAGAACGCAATACAATGGGCGCCATTAAAGCTATCACAGCTTCTCAACTAGCACTACAAAGTACGCCAGATTTTGCATTGGTTAGCTTGGACAAAGTAATCGCTACCATGTGGAATACTGCACTAGACATGAATAGTAAATACAAGGAAACAGCAGATGGGGGATTGGCTATTCAGGTACCACTTGGCCTTAGTGAATGCTAG
- a CDS encoding class A beta-lactamase-related serine hydrolase has product MKHLFLLILLVISGLNSTALAQNFDADNPLHQILQKHPQFFKRIMNSPDSFRVQIVYTQINRNKKNKASFREFSYRLNNQEYFYPASTVKMPIALLALEKINELAIPGLTMNSIMITDSASDAQDVVYNQPNTIDGAPTIANYIKQIFLVSDNDAFNRLYEFLGPDYIQQKLRAKGYPDAIIRHRLQVNKTLEQQLNTNPVKFYDSLGNLIYEQPAQASKGKFAATPFELGKGYMKGGKLVEFPFSFLNKNRIYLQDLHHILQSVIFPERTKKKSRFRLSEEDYAFVKKYMQIYPGASDSPSYDTSYYYDTYCKFLLQGSERKTLFPQVKIYNKVGDAYGFLLDVAYVVDEVNQVEFLLSAVISCNTDGIFNDDKYEYDSLGFPFMRDLGIAIYNSELMRKGKLPIIK; this is encoded by the coding sequence ATGAAGCATCTCTTTTTGTTAATTCTGCTTGTTATTTCTGGCTTGAATAGTACGGCATTGGCACAAAATTTTGATGCCGATAATCCCCTTCATCAGATTCTGCAAAAGCACCCTCAATTCTTTAAAAGAATCATGAATAGTCCTGATAGCTTTCGGGTACAGATTGTGTACACACAAATTAACAGGAATAAAAAGAACAAAGCCTCATTCAGAGAATTCAGTTACCGGTTGAATAACCAGGAATATTTTTACCCTGCAAGTACAGTTAAAATGCCCATTGCATTACTGGCACTTGAAAAAATTAATGAACTGGCAATCCCCGGATTAACTATGAATAGCATCATGATAACAGACAGCGCTTCTGATGCACAGGATGTTGTTTACAACCAACCCAATACAATTGATGGGGCGCCTACGATTGCCAATTATATCAAACAAATATTTCTGGTAAGTGATAATGATGCGTTTAACCGCTTGTATGAGTTCTTGGGGCCTGATTATATTCAACAAAAACTAAGGGCCAAAGGATATCCTGATGCTATTATCCGTCATCGACTTCAGGTGAATAAAACATTGGAACAGCAATTGAACACCAATCCGGTTAAGTTTTATGATAGTTTAGGTAATCTTATTTACGAACAACCTGCACAGGCAAGCAAAGGGAAATTTGCTGCAACACCATTTGAATTGGGTAAGGGCTATATGAAAGGCGGGAAACTGGTTGAATTCCCCTTTTCTTTTTTAAATAAGAACAGAATATACTTGCAAGACCTGCATCATATTTTACAATCAGTCATTTTTCCGGAACGTACTAAAAAGAAAAGCCGTTTCAGGCTTTCCGAGGAAGATTATGCCTTTGTAAAAAAGTATATGCAGATATATCCGGGAGCATCTGATTCTCCTTCCTATGACACAAGTTATTATTACGATACCTATTGTAAATTTTTATTACAGGGGTCTGAAAGAAAAACGCTTTTCCCGCAGGTGAAAATTTATAATAAAGTGGGTGATGCCTATGGATTCTTATTGGATGTTGCTTATGTAGTTGATGAGGTTAATCAGGTTGAATTTTTGTTAAGTGCTGTTATTTCCTGTAATACGGACGGTATATTCAATGACGATAAATACGAATATGACTCCCTTGGTTTTCCGTTTATGCGTGACCTGGGAATAGCTATTTACAATAGTGAGTTAATGCGAAAAGGGAAATTGCCAATTATTAAGTAA
- a CDS encoding pyridoxal phosphate-dependent aminotransferase, translating to MELSSLLNRFSEPETLKMAKLGRELRAKGIDVIDLSLGEPDFDTPQHIKDAAIKAINDNWSHYTPVPGFLDLREAVCTKLKRDNNLSYTPEQIVVSTGAKQSLANAILALVDEGDEVIIPTPYWVTYSELVKIARGKVVEIRTSVSNKFKATPEEVAAAITPKTKVFMFSSPCNPSGAVYSKEELAALVKVFEKHPEVIILSDEIYEYINFVGKHESIAQFEGIKDRVVVINGLSKGFAMTGWRLGYTASATPIAKAFEKLQGQFTSGTCSITQKAAVAALTGNLEPSLDMTAEFTRRRTKTLELVNAIPGFTCFAPEGAFYVFPDVSYYYGKSNGTETISNAADFSMYLLNTAHVSSVMGDAFGEPNCVRFSFANSMENIEKAWGRIADALSKLS from the coding sequence ATGGAATTGTCGTCTTTATTAAATCGTTTCAGTGAACCTGAAACCCTTAAAATGGCCAAATTGGGCCGTGAGCTACGTGCTAAAGGTATTGATGTAATTGATTTGAGTTTGGGTGAACCCGATTTTGACACCCCCCAACATATAAAAGATGCTGCAATAAAAGCTATTAACGATAACTGGAGTCATTATACACCGGTTCCTGGTTTCTTAGATTTGCGGGAAGCAGTCTGTACAAAACTAAAAAGAGACAATAACCTTTCGTACACACCTGAACAAATAGTTGTTTCAACAGGTGCTAAACAAAGTTTGGCCAATGCCATACTTGCTTTGGTTGATGAAGGTGATGAAGTAATTATCCCAACTCCCTATTGGGTAACCTATTCAGAACTGGTAAAAATTGCCAGAGGTAAAGTTGTTGAAATCAGAACAAGCGTATCCAATAAATTCAAAGCAACACCTGAAGAAGTTGCAGCTGCCATCACTCCGAAAACAAAAGTTTTTATGTTTTCTTCTCCCTGCAATCCTTCCGGAGCAGTGTATAGTAAGGAGGAACTGGCTGCATTGGTGAAAGTTTTTGAAAAGCATCCTGAAGTGATTATTCTCTCAGATGAAATTTATGAATACATCAATTTTGTTGGTAAGCATGAAAGTATTGCACAGTTTGAAGGAATCAAAGACCGTGTGGTAGTCATTAATGGATTGAGTAAAGGCTTTGCTATGACAGGCTGGAGATTAGGCTATACTGCTTCTGCCACTCCTATTGCTAAAGCATTTGAAAAGCTACAGGGACAGTTCACTAGTGGTACCTGCTCAATTACTCAAAAAGCAGCTGTAGCGGCACTTACAGGGAATTTAGAACCCTCGCTGGATATGACTGCAGAGTTTACCAGACGCAGAACAAAAACACTTGAGCTCGTAAATGCTATACCAGGATTTACCTGCTTTGCACCAGAAGGAGCATTTTATGTTTTTCCTGATGTAAGTTATTATTACGGTAAATCAAATGGAACTGAAACTATATCAAACGCTGCAGATTTCAGCATGTATTTATTAAATACAGCACATGTTAGTTCTGTGATGGGGGATGCATTCGGTGAACCCAATTGCGTTCGTTTTTCTTTTGCCAACAGCATGGAAAACATTGAAAAAGCCTGGGGTAGAATTGCGGATGCACTTAGTAAACTATCCTAA
- a CDS encoding class I SAM-dependent methyltransferase → MDPIKAEMFVNRLTKVFKHKSKLARRQQVSCYRVYDHDLPEFPFSIELYEDQLYIAEYLRRHGMEDDEHEAWMKECRQMISAVIGIPEDLMHFKLRKRMSHKDEQYEKINEEKEYHTVLEDGLKFLVNLKDYLDTGLFLDHRITRKIVRNSCTNKRVLNLFCYTGSFSVYAAAGGASNVTSVDLSKTYLSWAEDNMIINLFKNKTAFPFVHADVKQYLKTLKPNSFDLVIMDPPTFSNSKRMKDILDIQRDHAELINDVLSALSPGGQLYFSTNFVRFQLDKDSIQSNTIKDITKATTPFDFEGKLKRWCYLIEKDK, encoded by the coding sequence ATGGATCCAATAAAAGCCGAGATGTTTGTAAACCGGCTTACAAAAGTGTTTAAACACAAGAGTAAGTTGGCAAGAAGGCAACAAGTTTCCTGTTACCGTGTGTATGATCATGATTTACCCGAATTCCCTTTCAGCATTGAATTGTACGAAGATCAGTTGTATATAGCTGAATACTTGCGTAGGCATGGAATGGAGGATGACGAGCATGAAGCCTGGATGAAGGAATGCAGACAAATGATTTCTGCTGTAATAGGTATTCCAGAAGATCTTATGCATTTTAAGCTTCGGAAACGAATGAGTCATAAAGATGAGCAATACGAAAAAATAAATGAAGAAAAGGAATACCATACCGTATTAGAAGATGGATTAAAGTTTTTGGTAAACCTGAAAGATTATCTGGATACCGGACTTTTTCTGGATCATCGTATTACCAGAAAGATAGTCAGAAACAGTTGCACAAATAAAAGAGTATTGAATCTGTTTTGCTATACCGGATCCTTTTCTGTTTATGCGGCTGCTGGTGGAGCTTCTAATGTAACATCTGTTGATCTTTCCAAAACCTATCTTTCCTGGGCTGAGGACAATATGATCATCAATCTATTTAAAAATAAGACTGCCTTCCCATTTGTACATGCCGATGTAAAGCAATATCTCAAAACTTTGAAACCCAATAGTTTTGATTTAGTAATAATGGACCCTCCTACTTTCAGCAATAGTAAGCGGATGAAAGATATTCTGGATATTCAAAGAGACCATGCAGAATTAATAAACGACGTACTGTCTGCTTTGTCACCGGGAGGACAACTGTATTTTAGCACTAATTTTGTTCGCTTTCAACTAGATAAGGATTCTATCCAATCAAATACTATTAAAGATATTACCAAAGCTACTACCCCATTTGATTTTGAAGGAAAGCTTAAAAGATGGTGTTACCTGATTGAGAAGGATAAATAA
- the coaE gene encoding dephospho-CoA kinase (Dephospho-CoA kinase (CoaE) performs the final step in coenzyme A biosynthesis.), with the protein MLSIGLTGGIGSGKSVVSKIFAGLGVPVLDADALAKKIMQEDSDVKASIIKSFGDEAYQNNTLNRAYLANIVFNDPFQLQVLNTIVHPATIAAGIAWAKKQNAPYTIKEAALFFESGSAEGMDKMIGVYAPDSIRINRVMQRDGLSRDEVIGRMGNQITQSIKMKLCDYVVINDEQTLLIPQILSIHQELSR; encoded by the coding sequence ATGCTAAGTATAGGATTAACAGGTGGAATAGGGAGTGGCAAATCAGTGGTATCAAAAATATTTGCCGGCTTAGGAGTTCCTGTATTGGACGCAGATGCTTTGGCAAAAAAAATTATGCAGGAAGACTCCGATGTAAAAGCCAGCATCATTAAATCTTTCGGGGATGAAGCGTATCAGAATAATACACTCAATAGGGCTTATTTAGCAAATATTGTTTTTAATGACCCTTTTCAATTGCAAGTATTAAATACCATTGTGCATCCCGCAACTATAGCTGCTGGCATAGCATGGGCCAAGAAACAAAATGCTCCTTATACAATTAAGGAAGCTGCATTATTTTTTGAATCAGGTTCTGCAGAAGGAATGGATAAAATGATTGGCGTTTATGCACCGGATAGCATCCGAATAAATAGAGTAATGCAACGAGACGGGCTTTCAAGAGATGAAGTTATTGGAAGAATGGGAAATCAAATTACTCAGTCAATAAAAATGAAACTATGCGACTATGTTGTAATTAACGATGAACAGACACTTTTAATTCCCCAAATACTCTCCATACACCAGGAACTTTCCCGTTGA
- the yajC gene encoding preprotein translocase subunit YajC has product MLLNVLTLLAADPKQGGTVQLIMMGAIILVFWLFMIRPQAKKAKEQKKFIDNLQKGDKIVTIAGIHGVVNKINEDGTLQLEVTPGSYLKIEKSALSMEWTAAINKTTGEEKK; this is encoded by the coding sequence ATGTTATTAAACGTGTTAACCCTTTTAGCAGCCGACCCAAAGCAGGGTGGTACAGTGCAATTGATTATGATGGGTGCCATCATTCTTGTTTTCTGGTTGTTCATGATCAGACCACAAGCTAAAAAAGCAAAAGAGCAAAAGAAATTTATTGATAATCTTCAAAAAGGTGATAAAATTGTAACCATTGCCGGAATTCACGGAGTAGTTAATAAAATTAACGAAGACGGAACATTGCAATTAGAAGTAACCCCGGGAAGCTACCTAAAGATTGAAAAATCTGCGTTAAGTATGGAGTGGACTGCCGCAATTAATAAAACAACAGGAGAAGAGAAAAAATAA